Genomic DNA from Channa argus isolate prfri chromosome 2, Channa argus male v1.0, whole genome shotgun sequence:
atatagatagatagatagatagatagatagatagatagatagatatagatatatatggtTAATTATGTGACTTCCTGTCTGGCTTCAAACTAACTGTGTGTATCCTATCTGCCCTTTTGACTACTCTGTGATGTGTTTCTCTCAaaccttctgtctctcttcctctgaaGTATTTCTTGTCTCCCCCGGTTACTGCCCTGCAGTATATTATCTCATAATATCTTTGTGTAACTCTAACTTTTTGATAAGCAGCAGTCCAGCTACAGGTGAGCTCATCAGTGATGTGTCCCTGCTTAGACTTTGatctttggtttttattttatttgtttttgttatctttTGTTAGCTCCCACCACATGCATCATGGATGAGCACAGAGTGGCAGTGCTCTCCACTTCATTTGAACAAAGCATGgtcataaacaaatgaaatgtataGTGTGTGGCACTGGATGAGCATTGAAGGTTGGGAGTGTTTTTTTGCCATATGGGTACTTGCACAGCATTCAAATAAGCTGGATCGTACGTGTGTCTGAATGTTCATGTTTGCACAGAAGAACTTTGCCACATAAAGAGGCCAAGCTACTCAGTAACTGTGGTCACAGTGCACGGATTATTAGGTCAGCTTAtctgaatgtgttttgtgtgtgtgtgcgtgtgtgtgtgtgtcactttatGTATCTCTCTTGCTCTCCTTGTGTCTATCTTCCCATCTGTCTCGctgttaaaacaacacaactaCGCAGTGATTcaacaaacatttattcatgttaTTGTCAGAGAGAAATACAAGTGTACAGGAATTTAGCTTTGTGTAATTGCACATACAACACAGATCATAGGTAAtgacagtggtggaaagtaactgtAGTAGTTTTAATTAAGcttactttgacttttattccactacatctaagagcaaatatctatactttttactcacatttcataatttgccacttttttcattcattttctattaAAGCGAATCACTACGAGACAGTAATATTTTCACTAAACCAGGCACAGGCATGCATAGTGTCAGTTCCTACTTCCTTCGTCTgatttaaaagacttatttgacatattagcagtgcTTGAAGTGAGCctgtatgcagtaattttactctttgctgtgttgtgctgagtttgaCCTGTCCACCAAGATCTGCATTCACTGCACAGCTAAAGTGAAAAGCTCCAGACTAAGGGTCTATTTTTAGACATAAAGCCACTGAATTCATGgtaaatgtgactttaaaagCCGAAAGAAGGAGAtgtaaagcagagaaaagcaagttcttgttgttgtttatcCTGCGCTGAGAACTTTGACAGAGAGCTGCCTGCTGATATGATTGATTGACTgaggcatttttttatttatttatttttttgttattttattttagggcAGCCACATGCACTAGTGCACAGTTTATGAGCTatcatccactgtgtttacttggattaCACAAggtgcaaataacaaaataatgctaCCAAATAACCACATACTTTTACAgtcatattttctctttgttagGGGATTTATGTGGCTCTTTAATTCTGTGTATCCTTATGTGGTTGTGTCACTATTCTGTACTTGAAATTTCAGTGCCTGTTAGTTGGGTTGTtaagtagtttagaaataaaactgctgaaaaaatacatcatatagctaaaacaaatttaagtacttttacttctaatgttttaaataaaaaataaataatgtacctacttacttttacttaagtacacaTGTTGGTGGGTACTTATACTTCACAattttttgtgtacttttacagtttttgagtacttcctCCACCACTGGGTAATAATGAATCATACCAAAGTGTGTGACGGTGTGTACCGCTGTGTGATCATTCTGCCTATGGAACCTGGTCCTTGACTCTTGTCCTGGAGGCCTTTTTCCATTCCACATGACTGTACTGATCTTTTGGCCTGAGGATATGGAGAcagctgaggtgtgtgtgtgtgtgtgtgtgtgtgtgtgtgtgtgtgtgtgtgtgtgtgtgtgtgtgtgtgtgtgtgtgtgtgtgtgtgtgtgtgtgtgtgtgtgtgtgtgtgtgtgtgtgtgtgtgtgtgtgtgtgtgtgtgtgtgtgtgtgtgtgtgtgtgtgagcacacacaaacatgcgtgcatgtgtgtgtacaggccAAACCAGCAGATCTGTAGGCAGGACTCCAGCTGCACTTAGTGGCATGCAGTCACAGGTCTAATAATAAGATGCCTGAATTTAAATCCAACCTGTTACATAATTCACATCCCACATTATTGGGAGATGGAATAGAGGCCACACATATGGCAGAGAGTAAGATCAGTGTTTCATCAGGAGTTACATATTAAGGTTTGGATGAATAAACTGCAGGATATATCAGTTAAGCCTCTTATTTAAACACTGGGCCTACACTTGATTATTTTTCCCTGACTGAAATAATTTCCATTTACCTTTATTGAGCAGTACTGCTAGTTGCTGTTGAATATCTGTAATTAATTGCAAAACCAGAACAGAAagggaaaaattcaaaaactaatTGGAGATGGTAAGGAAACTTTCTcacatgcatgtgcatttaTAAATTGGTGAGATGAAGATTTGACATTCATTCCTGCCCATCCATCTGTATGTGGTGATGGTAGGACATGAATGAAGTGGTCACAGTCCAGTTAGTCATAGAGGAGTAGGAGGGGAAGGAAAAGACAGAGTTTAACATTTGTACCCTGGTTGTAATGCTTTAAAACTGTGAATAATGTGGATTAttacataaaattacaaatactaACAACTTGTACTAAAGGCAGGATAAGAAGTGTTACTCTGCTGATTTTAGCATACGGCATTAGGCTAAGATATTAcaatcaaatattttgtttagattattttccatccatccattatctgtaacgaCTTATCTTATCATTGCAAACCCACAGctgtagctgtgaggtggcagcactaagtACTccccattcatccattattttaGTCTTTTATCTTGTAAAGGGTTGTGAGTTGGTGAAGACAATCACAGCTGTCAGTGGGCCACAGGCAGGGTGTACCCTGAACAGGTCTGCAGTCTGTCTGTGGGGCTTATacagagacaaacaaccattcactcACATTCATATCCATAAGCGGTTTAGAGTTAACctaacattcatgtctttgtactgtgaGATGAAGCTGAAGTACCTGAAGAAAACTTATGCATAGATAATTTTaagttgttgaaaaaaaaaagggaaatctGTGTGTTCTGGACACTGTAAATGTGCCGctctttattaaatgtttatttttaatatatttgtgtAGAATTcctgtttctattttttatttttttttaactgtggtGTTTTGCATCCTGATCACCTCTCAGCGTCTGTTtggctgtgtttctttgtgctcTCTTATTTGTGCAGGCTTCATAGGAATGTTCTTTTCAGGCACAACACCCTAAAGAATGACAGTCCTCATCTATGTGTACGCAGGCTGGGCCAGTTTAACCAAAGCCTCCATCACTAGTCCTTTGTCCTGCATTACttatgtgggtgtgtatgtttttgttgtctttgtattttgtatgtttttagtgTGTTTATGGCTTTGTTTGTGTACATAGCTGTTTTTGTCATATATGCTCTTGGGATGTTTGGAAGTGTTGTTTATGTGTTTCTAGGTTTTGCCCTCCTCCCTTTGCCGTccatgattctttttttttgtttgttggtttgtttcatTCCTTGACTCTTTTTCACTACCACCTTTGCCTCCCACCcccaaaataaaacagatttttttcaatgCATACTAAGAATTGGGACTGGGATTATGCACTAACCCCAAATCACTATATCCAGTACATTCATCATGTAATAATTGATCGACCTTTCAACATTGAGTGTTGACTTTTATCATATAGTTCTCCCTCGCGTCTATTATATATCCCAATACTTTTGGTCTCTTTGTCCCTTTGTTCAAGCCATTCTGATTCCAGCCTATAAAGAAAAGATGTTGCCTCTGAATATAGCCTCCCTCTCCATCTTTTTCACCCTGTGCTTATTCTGCCTGGAGCTGGCTAACAGACCCCCTCCCCTGCTTTCTTATGTTTTGTGTTGGACTGCGCTTCTCTCCACGTGCAGAAGCACCAGCAGCTCATAGGCATGTAGGAGGAGTTCCCTGAGAGGAATGTGCGTGACTGGCTGGCTGACTATGatctatgcacacacacacacagacatacacccccacacacatacggcagcagcagcactccTACAGAGCCAGCTGAAAGAGACTTTGTTCTAGCTAACCCTGTGCTGGGTGGATAAGGACAGCATGTATGTGCTCTTGTACCTATCTCTTTATGGCCACTGGTATCCttctaataattaaaacatgaaaGGATGTCTACATAATCGTGACCtaatatttgttgttaaatgAGGGCAGAAGGAGGGCTTGAGCACCACCACTGTTTGCTTCTGGGCCATAATGAAAGAAAGCTGTGACTCTGCTGTATATGAGCTGACCTCCTACGGGATTCTGAGAGTTTTCTCTGGAGGAGTACAGGAGATGGAGCGTTAAGACGGGCTCTTCAAGTTCTTGCTAAATTTACCCAACTCAACATCAAAACTTCAATTGCAAGATAAACAGAGCAGTAATTTGTTAATTGTGTTGTAACAGGAAACGACCTATGAGCCACTGCTACATTTtagtagcatttaaaaaaataaaaaataaaaaattcaggTATTGTGAATGATTGTCTACCATATAGTGGCTCAGCATGAGTTATAATTTCAGTGTGACAACCAGCTTGTCTATATTCTTTGTCTGTAgtctttttgcttcttttttcctttttgtcaacAGTGTAAAGTTGTTAGAATCCCGCTCTCTGCTCCCAGCCCTGCTCAACCCCACCCTAGCAAATTTGGTGGAGCACTGGGCCATACAGCATGATTGTGTCATTGCTATCCTCTACTGTCTTCATGTATTGGGTTGAACTTTTGTTTGTGAGTGGTTTGTCACTGAGTGTGAATGATGTCACAGTTAATATTGcctatatttgtgtgtgtactgtataagAGAGCAAGCAGACAATGTGTGCCTTCCCTCTTCAGCTCAGCTGACATGCGGGGTCTAAATATATGCATGTGAAGCAGCCAAATTGGAAAAGTTGTGTCATCTACTGGCTTCCCCCATGCCCCTCCTCTAACCAAGCTTTTCCAGCCAAAGATAAATGGCCATTTCAAGtaaagcaaaaatctaaacaaagacatttaggCTGTCACTTGCTTAGGGTGCTAACACAGGCTGCTTTCTGATTGAATTTCCCAAGTATCAGTCACAGGATATGCAAGTTAGGAGTTTGACAGCTCCTTCACTCTAATTTGTTAGCCATTTTCTTTTGGggaggtggctgtagctcagttggtaaggcagtcgtccacagactaCAGGGTCGGTGGTTCAGTCgctggtcccagctatatgttgaagtgtctcacagcccattcccatctctAGCTGCAcagttggggagggttgtgtcagaaacggcatccggcataaaaaccgtgccaaatcaacatccagacactgatctgctgtggcgaccctgaactcacgggataagccaaaaggacaaaaaacaaaaaactgtgaagTGATTTTGAGGAGTATGCTGaccttgtgtttatgtgctctGTATAGATGCAACAGAGGAGTTTTTCGAGTATGATGCAGAGGAGTTCCTGGTGTTCCTGACCTTGCTAATCACAGAGGGACGGACACCAGAATATTCTGTGAAGGGCAGGACTGAGGGGCTGCACTGTCCACCAGCCCAGTCAGCCATGCCACCTCTTTACAAGCATGAATGCAGCGACAAACTGCCTCAGGTAGCACTAGCGCACACATCTATGTACACAGCCAGTCTTAGCCTCTCCTAAAGTGTAAACAACGGGATGTTTAAGTGGGGCCTGCTTATAAAATGGGACACACGTTTGACATTCTCTTGAATAAAGCTATTAGTAACaattctgctttttctctgtttccaaCACAACTTTAGCTGAACAGCCAACccttattgtaaaatgtattagaaacatttaaaggCAATGCAGCTCAACAACACACAACTACAGCCTCTGAAATTATAAGTTTAATCCCTTTTTGaagcttttaataaatgttaggATTTACTGCAGGCATGTTGTTTTAAGGTATGTGTAACTCATGGAATACAGAATACcctatatacagtattttttctaAGCTGaaaagatatttaatatttaaaacattctaTTAAGATGCtacctaaaaaaagaaaatgcatttatattccagacccccccccccttaatatacatgtcttttttttttagtttcatcTACACTAAAACTCGACATTACACATGAAcactaactgtgtgtgtgtgtgtctgtccatccAGTGTCGACAGGCAAGACGAACCCGTTCTGAGGTGATCCTGCTTTGGAGGAACAGCATCCCCATCATGATAGAGGTCATGCTCCTGCCAGACTGTTGCTATGGCGATGAGTGCCCACCGAGTGACCCTATCAGTGATCCGGTCATCAAACAAGATGCTCTGCTGCTGGAAAGATGGACCCTGCAGCCAGTTCCAAGACAGTAAGATGCACATGCTGATctataaaatgctaaaataaaaatataatatgaaataaaataaagataaaactaggaggaaaaaaaaacgataATTGTTTTGCACTGTGGGGGTTAATTAGCCAAAATTGTCCCACTTTCACACTTTCTGTTCCTACACGTGTGTAAGAACAGAGAACACTCATAACCCTGAACTGTTTTCTCCTTAACCTGACATACTGGCACATTTCCACCTctttaactgtgtttttaatagaaGCGGGGATCGTTTCATTGAGGAGAAGACCCTGCTGTTGGCAGTCCGCTCTTACGTCTTCTTCTCCCAGCTCAGCGCCTGGCTCAGTGCCTCCCATGGCATCGTCCCCAGAAACATCTTGTACAGGTCAGACATAACACTCAAGACTTGTGACCCACTAGTGAGCTGAAGGCCTTTCACTCAGGCTGTTGGACATGATTAATGAAGCTGCAGGAACCTTGCAgaattttctctgttttggcATAAATATGACTTAAAACCAGATAAAggaacaaatgacaaataataaattaattcatcCAAAGACAATTATGCAATCCAACATATTTTTACGTGgcaaaaatatgtgaatattAGCAATGTATTTTTAAGAGAAATTATGTCAGGTTTTTCAGTAAGTGGAGTGACAATCAAGTGTCAGTCCCGGAGGCTCTACCCTTTGTAaagaagatatttttttttcattgtaacatTCTGAAGTGAAGAACAAAACCTGGGTTGTCAAGATTAGATTTTGAtctctgcatattttttttaatcataaataaatgctgtgtaaagtgttttttatttgtgttgtggttttccTTAATCTAGTTAAAAATTTTggataaataatgataatagtGTTGTACATCGTGCTTATTCAATCTGTCTGTCATACAGGATCAGTGCTGCTGATGAAGAGTTGGTGTGGCAGTTCTCCCAGCCGCCTTCAGAACACATTTTCCCCGTGCCCAACGTGTCACAAAGTGTTGCACTGCAGGTTCGTGTCCAGTCACTCCCCCGACAACCCACCTATCCCACCCTAGCCTGCAGCATCCATACCGGCCTGCCTCCACTTTACAGCAAGACCCCCACCCTCAACCCAAACTTCAGCAGCCATGGTGGCCAACCCACCTTTAAAGCGAACCAAGATCCTAACAAAGGCAACCTCCTTCACAGCTCTAACATGTACAGCAAGAACGCCAACTCCATGTCTGGCCTTCTCCTCAATGGATTACCCACTCCTAATCTTCCCATCAATAACATCCCTATTAATACCCTTCCACACACTGCTGTGCCGCCTCCCTACAGCAAGAAGACCCAGGACCCTGGTGAAAACCACATGTATCAGAATGGAGAGCTTCCTCAAGTCAACATCCCCCAACGCCAGGGATCCCCACTGTTTCACAGATCATCCAACTCCCCCACAGCCTCCCGCTCCCACTCTCCATCTCCACTTCCCACAATCAAAGCAGGAAAGTGGCTGTACTCGGCCCTTAATGGTTCAGCTGACCCCCTTCAAGTAGAAGACTATGGGTCTGGTACCAACAGCAGTGAGAAATCAAAGAGCCCTATTCCTGAACCCCTAAGAGCTTTGAAGAATTTTTCATTGGCTGAACCACCCAACTGCCCTTCCCCAAGGCCTGCTGCAACTGAAACAAATCCCCTGATTGGCTCCTTGCTGCAGGAGAGACAGGAAGTTATTGCCCGCATTGCACAGAGGCTTAACTTCTGCGACCCCACAGCACCACCACTCCCTCCCGGTCTCTTTGTTTCTGAACCTCCCAAAGCCATGTGGGGCAGTAATAATGATGACATAACTGCCAATAAGACCAAAGAGCCTGAGGTACCACCTTATGAGTCTGTTGGACGTGTGTGGCCCAGTCCCTTCAACACACCCGTAACTGACACTTCCTTCAGCAAACTGGAGAGCTCCTCCCCCAAACCTGCAGCCTGTAGAAAGCTTAAAATGACTgaggcaagagacagagaggaggacaaaaacagagagagggtGAAAGGAGtggaaagtgagagagacagtTCTCTTATCGCCCAGGCAGTGCAGGATATTACTAGACTTATCCAGGAGAGACTGTCTGTCCCGTCTCTGTCCCCCAGGCACAGCAGAAGCGGCAGCCCTCTGCATCAAACTCACAGGACAACAGTCACACATACGGTGCgcacatactcacacaccacacacatccCACAAGCCTCACCCACTGCCACAAATGGGTACGCCAATGGCCACACACCCAGCCATGAACCTCACAAAGGCAGCGAACACAGCGCTGCCACACAGGCATCCGTTTGCACAGAGAAGCTCCGAGTGGATCCAGGGACTGAATACCTTTCTCCCGGGGCCCAAAATGGTGCTCATTATACACTTGAAGAACCCTTATTTAAAGGCCAGTCCCAAACCCAGGCTGGTCAGCGTTTACGACCCCCACCACAGGAAAAGCTCAGAGTCAGGACACCCAGCAGCCATGAAACGCCCTCTGCCTCTCCCGTCCACGAGAACAATCCAAGCAATGCCCAGTTTTTTAGTTGGACTTGCAATGAAACCAGCCCAGCCATGAACTGTAACCTAAGCCACAACCACAGCAAACCTCTATCCCAGGTGCAGATGCAGAACTGTGTGCAGGCCCAGGGCTCTGCCCTTCAGGATGAGAACCAAGCACCCTCTGAGTCTGGATGCTCCAGCACCTCCAGTCCTGACATGACTGTACTGGTAAGAGACTGTCCAAATACTACAGTGATAGCCCATTTAGTTACGTACACTTGTCCCATTTGTCCTATGCTTGGGAAATGGAGGCAATAAGCATACAATCGTACAATCATTTGGCAAGTATTAGGCTGTGATAGACAgaataaattctttttttcaagtattttataaagtaaatgaataCGTCCATAAAAAGTTTGTCACAAAATGTTCAAGTTACCTGCTGATTTCTTCAAGTTTCcatttcagtaaaatgttcttGCTGTAAATTTAGATGAGACATTAATACCACTTTTATGGCACAATACCTAGCTAGGGCCCGCTGCTGTTTAGGATTTGTTAATGAATGAGTCTTAAAGCTGCTAGTAGGTAGAATGTTATTTATGAACCGACATAAAATGGTGAGGAAAGAGGTGAATAAGTGTTAATctatatctgtttttatttgcatgccCTGGGTtaatttctcttcatctctgtgctcCAGCGTTCTCACAGCCCCTCCCCTCTGCGTCCCTGCAACAGTTGGAAAAAACACAATCGCCACTCATTAGATGCCACAGCAACCAAGGCCTTCCACCCCTGCACTGGCCTGCCTCTGCTCTCCAGCCCTGTAagaagcacacagacacacacatatagaccATACATTTTCATGGTGAAgctcacagctgctgtcacttGCTGCTTTACTGCACTTGTCAAGATGACACTTTCACATACAGACTCACGGGAACACTTACTGTCTTAGCCATAATTAGTAGTCATTGTCTGTATCCATGCAGTTGTTTATCACAACACCACCGTCACTCCCTTTTATTTTATGCCATCTTTCACCAGTGTAAGTAGTtctgtcagtgtttgtcattAAGAGATTTTGAAATATCTGGCAGCTGTTTAATGATGCTGGGCTACTGAGTAGTTAACAAGgttaatgtacacacacagataggTAAGGCATGTTACTCATCTGTGTCTCATCAGCTACAGCAAGTCACTGTGCTTATTTTATCTGATTAGCACACTCCTAATCATCACAGTTCAGTGTCTTCTGATCAGTCTCACTCATAtacacataaattaaaaaaaataaaatctgctcACAAATGCAGACCTTTCACATTCTCACCAACACATAAGGTCACAGagtacattcacattcacatggCTTAAATTCTGCAAAATGTAGTtgtatgttattgtttttaattctgtttcTCTTTATGACTATTTAAACTTCTCTCATGTGATCCCAAACATTTCAAATTGATTGTgccacatacattttttttttaaaataatctagGGTCTTCCTGACCCTAACTTTTAAGGTGTCACGGTTCTTCTGGGTTAttcatgttctgtttgtctGCTGCAGGTTCCTCAGAGGAAAAATCAAACAGGCTACTTTGACCTGGACAATTCTCTAGCTGCCTGTAAGGGTTTGCCTTGGGCATCTGGGAAAAGGTACGGACTTTCTTACTTGCGGTAGTTACCAGATTGTAACTCAGTTTGCCCACATGTGTAGGCTCAGAGCAGTTTGGTAGgcttaaaacagatttaaagacaataaaaagacaaagaattatttgtttttacagctacctcCCACATCCTCTGTTGATTATGGTACCATCTGGACCAAGTTACTCATAATATTAATGGTTTTAAAACCTACAAGTTTTCTCAATTTGTAGCAATGCAGCTGTGGTtatgtgtaattaaaaaacacagacaattcTATAATAATTGATTGCTATAATGTATCTAAAGATAAATTCTTACTTTTATATCCCACTGTTGATTCAATGCTATGTCTTCTTTAATATAATCTCTGATATACTCTCTAACATATTCTCTAATAGAAGTATAAAAAGTAAGAACTAAAAGTAAAACCATAAAAGTAATGTCTTTGTGTTGAGCAATAAGATGCAATAGTGTTGTTCTGGCTTTCCACTCATGCTGCCACCTGCTGAAGCTCTGCTGTACTGTGACTCGCATTagaatcacacacattcagctcAAAATGGCAGACACAACTAACTCGCGTTTT
This window encodes:
- the atosa gene encoding atos homolog protein A isoform X3, with amino-acid sequence MPPLYKHECSDKLPQCRQARRTRSEVILLWRNSIPIMIEVMLLPDCCYGDECPPSDPISDPVIKQDALLLERWTLQPVPRQSGDRFIEEKTLLLAVRSYVFFSQLSAWLSASHGIVPRNILYRISAADEELVWQFSQPPSEHIFPVPNVSQSVALQVRVQSLPRQPTYPTLACSIHTGLPPLYSKTPTLNPNFSSHGGQPTFKANQDPNKGNLLHSSNMYSKNANSMSGLLLNGLPTPNLPINNIPINTLPHTAVPPPYSKKTQDPGENHMYQNGELPQVNIPQRQGSPLFHRSSNSPTASRSHSPSPLPTIKAGKWLYSALNGSADPLQVEDYGSGTNSSEKSKSPIPEPLRALKNFSLAEPPNCPSPRPAATETNPLIGSLLQERQEVIARIAQRLNFCDPTAPPLPPGLFVSEPPKAMWGSNNDDITANKTKEPEVPPYESVGRVWPSPFNTPVTDTSFSKLESSSPKPAACRKLKMTEARDREEDKNRERVKGVESERDSSLIAQAVQDITRLIQERLSVPSLSPRHSRSGSPLHQTHRTTVTHTVRTYSHTTHIPQASPTATNGYANGHTPSHEPHKGSEHSAATQASVCTEKLRVDPGTEYLSPGAQNGAHYTLEEPLFKGQSQTQAGQRLRPPPQEKLRVRTPSSHETPSASPVHENNPSNAQFFSWTCNETSPAMNCNLSHNHSKPLSQVQMQNCVQAQGSALQDENQAPSESGCSSTSSPDMTVLRSHSPSPLRPCNSWKKHNRHSLDATATKAFHPCTGLPLLSSPVPQRKNQTGYFDLDNSLAACKGLPWASGKRVCPKREGYTDESQQLFSASAPPASLSLLGNFEECVLNYRLEPLGTVEGFTAEVGASGTFCPSHLTQPVDVSFYSVSDDNAPSPYMGVINLESIGKRGYRVPPSGTIQVTLFNPNKTVVKMFVVMYDLRAMPAGHQTFLRQRTFSVPVRRDTNNMTSRKPLTLGQGRTLRYLIHLRFQSSKSGKIYLHRDIRLLFSRKSMEVDSGAAYELQSFTESPIDPPFSPRC
- the atosa gene encoding atos homolog protein A isoform X2, with the protein product MTLDNMKPERDATEEFFEYDAEEFLVFLTLLITEGRTPEYSVKGRTEGLHCPPAQSAMPPLYKHECSDKLPQCRQARRTRSEVILLWRNSIPIMIEVMLLPDCCYGDECPPSDPISDPVIKQDALLLERWTLQPVPRQSGDRFIEEKTLLLAVRSYVFFSQLSAWLSASHGIVPRNILYRISAADEELVWQFSQPPSEHIFPVPNVSQSVALQVRVQSLPRQPTYPTLACSIHTGLPPLYSKTPTLNPNFSSHGGQPTFKANQDPNKGNLLHSSNMYSKNANSMSGLLLNGLPTPNLPINNIPINTLPHTAVPPPYSKKTQDPGENHMYQNGELPQVNIPQRQGSPLFHRSSNSPTASRSHSPSPLPTIKAGKWLYSALNGSADPLQVEDYGSGTNSSEKSKSPIPEPLRALKNFSLAEPPNCPSPRPAATETNPLIGSLLQERQEVIARIAQRLNFCDPTAPPLPPGLFVSEPPKAMWGSNNDDITANKTKEPEVPPYESVGRVWPSPFNTPVTDTSFSKLESSSPKPAACRKLKMTEARDREEDKNRERVKGVESERDSSLIAQAVQDITRLIQERLSVPSLSPRHSRSGSPLHQTHRTTVTHTVRTYSHTTHIPQASPTATNGYANGHTPSHEPHKGSEHSAATQASVCTEKLRVDPGTEYLSPGAQNGAHYTLEEPLFKGQSQTQAGQRLRPPPQEKLRVRTPSSHETPSASPVHENNPSNAQFFSWTCNETSPAMNCNLSHNHSKPLSQVQMQNCVQAQGSALQDENQAPSESGCSSTSSPDMTVLRSHSPSPLRPCNSWKKHNRHSLDATATKAFHPCTGLPLLSSPVPQRKNQTGYFDLDNSLAACKGLPWASGKRVCPKREGYTDESQQLFSASAPPASLSLLGNFEECVLNYRLEPLGTVEGFTAEVGASGTFCPSHLTQPVDVSFYSVSDDNAPSPYMGVINLESIGKRGYRVPPSGTIQVTLFNPNKTVVKMFVVMYDLRAMPAGHQTFLRQRTFSVPVRRDTNNMTSRKPLTLGQGRTLRYLIHLRFQSSKSGKIYLHRDIRLLFSRKSMEVDSGAAYELQSFTESPIDPPFSPRC
- the atosa gene encoding atos homolog protein A isoform X1, translated to MTVLIYVYAGWASLTKASITSPLSCITYVDATEEFFEYDAEEFLVFLTLLITEGRTPEYSVKGRTEGLHCPPAQSAMPPLYKHECSDKLPQCRQARRTRSEVILLWRNSIPIMIEVMLLPDCCYGDECPPSDPISDPVIKQDALLLERWTLQPVPRQSGDRFIEEKTLLLAVRSYVFFSQLSAWLSASHGIVPRNILYRISAADEELVWQFSQPPSEHIFPVPNVSQSVALQVRVQSLPRQPTYPTLACSIHTGLPPLYSKTPTLNPNFSSHGGQPTFKANQDPNKGNLLHSSNMYSKNANSMSGLLLNGLPTPNLPINNIPINTLPHTAVPPPYSKKTQDPGENHMYQNGELPQVNIPQRQGSPLFHRSSNSPTASRSHSPSPLPTIKAGKWLYSALNGSADPLQVEDYGSGTNSSEKSKSPIPEPLRALKNFSLAEPPNCPSPRPAATETNPLIGSLLQERQEVIARIAQRLNFCDPTAPPLPPGLFVSEPPKAMWGSNNDDITANKTKEPEVPPYESVGRVWPSPFNTPVTDTSFSKLESSSPKPAACRKLKMTEARDREEDKNRERVKGVESERDSSLIAQAVQDITRLIQERLSVPSLSPRHSRSGSPLHQTHRTTVTHTVRTYSHTTHIPQASPTATNGYANGHTPSHEPHKGSEHSAATQASVCTEKLRVDPGTEYLSPGAQNGAHYTLEEPLFKGQSQTQAGQRLRPPPQEKLRVRTPSSHETPSASPVHENNPSNAQFFSWTCNETSPAMNCNLSHNHSKPLSQVQMQNCVQAQGSALQDENQAPSESGCSSTSSPDMTVLRSHSPSPLRPCNSWKKHNRHSLDATATKAFHPCTGLPLLSSPVPQRKNQTGYFDLDNSLAACKGLPWASGKRVCPKREGYTDESQQLFSASAPPASLSLLGNFEECVLNYRLEPLGTVEGFTAEVGASGTFCPSHLTQPVDVSFYSVSDDNAPSPYMGVINLESIGKRGYRVPPSGTIQVTLFNPNKTVVKMFVVMYDLRAMPAGHQTFLRQRTFSVPVRRDTNNMTSRKPLTLGQGRTLRYLIHLRFQSSKSGKIYLHRDIRLLFSRKSMEVDSGAAYELQSFTESPIDPPFSPRC